In a genomic window of Lolium rigidum isolate FL_2022 unplaced genomic scaffold, APGP_CSIRO_Lrig_0.1 contig_38842_1, whole genome shotgun sequence:
- the LOC124681293 gene encoding uncharacterized protein LOC124681293 yields MEKDTAATATAAVAARVCRRCKEKYSPSDNTPQSCRFHPSFFVCRRHDDQKRYYELKDGDPPYAARFYDCCGAEDPEAAGCATGFHLSYDDPE; encoded by the exons ATGGAGAAAgacacggcggcgacggcgactgcggcggtggcggcgagggtGTGCCGGAGGTGCAAGGAGAagtactcgccgtcggacaaCACACCGCAGTCCTGCAGGTTCCACCCTTCCTTCTTCGTCTGCCGCCGCCACGACGACCAAAAGAG GTACTACGAGCTCAAGGACGGCGACCCGCCCTACGCCGCCAGGTTCTACGACTGCTGCGGCGCCGAGGACCCCGAAGCCGCCGGCTGCGCCACTGGCTTCCATCTCTCCTACGACGACCCGGAGTAA